One segment of Phragmites australis chromosome 13, lpPhrAust1.1, whole genome shotgun sequence DNA contains the following:
- the LOC133888454 gene encoding uncharacterized membrane protein At3g27390-like: MDSVKAWAAANYAEPMASMQQSLQVAYVVFSFCAAFFLGGIKAMVVGPVAAALMILGNVGVILVLFPAHVWWTIYSLIKTDRINAGLKLAVLIALPVLFGLWLGLGIFGSALVALGYGFFTPWISTFEAFRQESETKKFVHGIVDGTWGTIKGSCTVVRDFADICFHSYPVYLEELRESSLNREPHSIRLLDVPSCIAVGLLGLIVDIPLYTVIALIKSPYMLFKGWQRLLHDLISREGPFLETVCVPIAGLAILFWPLVVVGSVLLAIVSSIFVGLYGAVIVYQEKSFRRGVSYVVAMVAEFDEYTNDWLYLREGTILPKPSYRKRKPSNSTEFSVRTNASVKGAEYPTGPSEAPAMLVPNLAPARSVREAIQEVKMVQIWENIMKSCEQRGRDLLNLNVITTADLSEWLRAKESDHETISLGLPSYSLLCSVLQSIKAGSGGLLLGNGVEVNQHNRPQDRLLDWFFHPVLVLKEQIQALNITEEEVRFLEKLTVFVGNVASANGWDNGAQIPQDPVRTAQIQAISRRMVGIVRSLSKFPTYRRRYRQVVKLLMAYSIERESSCRSSASSHSISFFEITQLEV, from the exons ATGGACTCGGTGAAGGCGTGGGCGGCGGCCAACTACGCGGAGCCCATGGCGTCGATGCAGCAGTCGCTGCAGGTCGCGTACGTGGTCTTCTCCTTCTGCGCCGCCTTCTTCCTCGGCGGCATCAAAG CCATGGTGGTCGGCCCCGTAGCCGCGGCGCTGATGATTCTGGGCAACGTCGGAGTGATCCTCGTGCTCTTCCCGGCGCACGTTTGGTGGACAATCTACTCGCTCATCAA GACTGACCGTATCAACGCGGGCCTGAAATTAGCCGTGCTCATCGCGCTGCCCGTCCTGTTCGGTCTCTGGCTGGGGCTCGGCATCTTCGGGAGCGCGCTGGTGGCTCTTGGGTACGGCTTCTTCACGCCATGGATCTCCACCTTCGAGGCGTTCAGGCAGGAGAGCGAGACAAAGAAGTTCGTGCATGGCATTGTG GACGGGACGTGGGGGACGATCAAGGGCAGCTGCACGGTGGTTAGGGACTTCGCGGACATATGCTTCCACTCCTATCCAGTTTACCTGGAGGAGCTGCGCGAGAGCTCCCTGAATCGTGAGCCGCATTCGATAAG GTTGCTGGATGTGCCCTCATGTATTGCTGTTGGCCTCCTGGGGTTAATTGTGGACATACCGCTTTACACGGTGATTGCGCTGATAAAGAGCCCCTATATGCTCTTCAAAGGCTGGCAGAGATTGCTGCACGACCTTATAAGCCGCGAAGGTCCATTCCTTGAAACAGTTTGTGTGCCGATTGCTGGCCTGGCTATCCTTTTCTGGCCCCTAGTGGTGGTTGGGAGCGTCCTGTTAGCTATTGTCTCAAGCATTTTCGTGGGGCTCTACGGAGCAGTCATTGTCTACCAG GAGAAGTCGTTCCGGAGGGGAGTTTCCTATGTGGTGGCCATGGTTGCAGAGTTTGATGAGTACACCAATGACTGGCTTTACCTCCGTGAAGGGACAATTCTTCCAAA GCCGTCCTACAGAAAGAGAAAACCATCCAATTCCACAGAATTCTCAGTCAGAACCAATGCCTCTGTTAAAGGAGCTGAATATCCTACTGGTCCCAGTGAAGCACCAGCAATGTTGGTTCCAAATTTGGCTCCGGCAAGATCAGTAAGAGAGGCTATACAAGAAGTCAAAATGGTCCAG ATATGGGAAAATATTATGAAGTCATGTGAACAGAGGGGCAGGGatcttttgaatttgaatgttaTAACAACTGCTGATCTGAGTGAGTGGTTAAGGGCAAAGGAAAGTGACCATGAAACTATAAGCCTGGGTCTACCTTCTTATTCTTTGCTGTGCTCTGTACTGCAATCAATCAAGGCTGGTTCTGGAGGGCTATTGCTAGGCAATGGTGTCGAGGTCAACCAACATAACAGGCCCCAAGATCGGTTGCTGGATTGGTTCTTCCATCCTGTCCTGGTGCTGAAAGAGCAAATACAAGCGCTGAATATAACAGAGGAAGAAGTGAGGTTCTTGGAGAAGTTGACCGTTTTCGTTGGTAATGTCGCGAGCGCAAATGGGTGGGATAATGGCGCCCAAATTCCCCAAGATCCTGTGAGGACAGCGCAAATTCAGGCCATCAGTAGAAG GATGGTTGGAATTGTGAGGAGTTTGTCAAAGTTCCCAACGTACAGGAGGAGATACAGGCAGGTCGTGAAGCTGCTGATGGCCTACTCCATCGAGAGGGAAAGTTCATGCAGATCATCGGCATCAAGCCACTCGATTTCGTTCTTCGAAATAACACAACTCGAAGTGTGA